The sequence AATTACATCTACATTATTGAAATTACGCTCTTACGAATGGTTAGAAGTGAAGGTTTTATTTTTAGATGTGAGTGATGAAGTAGTTTTAAATAGATTTCAAATGACAAGAAAATCGCATCCGTTTGCTAATAGAAATGAAACATTAATAGATGCAATTGCTCAAGAAAGAATATTATTAAGAGAATTAAGACAATATGCAACAGTTATTATTGATACAACAGATTTTTCAGAAAAGAAATTAAAACAAAGTTTAGCTAAATTATTTAATAAAGAAATTTTACCACAATTTAAACTTTGCTTTGTTTCTTATGGATATAAACATGGTCTTCCACAGGATTTAGATTATGCCTTTGATGTTAGATTTATTGAAAATCCATACTATATTGAAGAGTTAAAAAATAAAACAGGTAATGATAAAGAAGTATTTGATTTTGTCATGGAACAAAAAGAAACAAAAGATTTTTTAGATAAATTAATTCCTTTATTAGACTTTAGTATTGAAAAACAAAGAACTACAAGCAGAAGTTATTTAGTTATTGGTGTTGGTTGTACAGGTGGAAAACATCGTTCAGTAACTATTATTAATTATTTATCTGATTTGTATAGAAAAAAATATGATGTAATTAAGGACCATCGTGATGTCGAAAATTAAAGTTGTATGTATAGGTGGAGGAAGTGGGTTATCTCACTTTGTTAAAGGAATTAAAAATATTGATTATATTGAATTAAAGTGTATTGTAACAGTTGCTGATAGTGGTGGAAGCAGTGGAGTTTTAAAAGAAGAATTAAATATTCCGGCAGTAGGAGATATTCGCAATGTTTTAGTAGCATTGTCTAATGTTCCAGAAGAGTTGGAAACTGTAATGAATTATCGTTTTGATACTGGGAGTTTAATGGGGCACTCGTTAGGAAATTTAGTGATTGCTGGTATTTTACAATCATCAAATCAAAATATTGTGAAAACTCTTAAAAGCCTTTCAGATGTCTTTAATGTTAGGGGTTCAATTATTCCAAGTGCAAAGGGAGTAGTTGATATTAAGGCAACTCTAGTTGATGATAGTGAAGTTTATGGTGAAAAAAATATTGGCGTTGTTAATAAGGAAATTAGAACAATTGAATATATGATGCCAGTTAGTGCCACAAAAGAAGCTGTTGAAGCAATTGATGAAGCTGATTTATTAATATATAGTATCGGCAGTTTATACACTAGCCTTATTCCTAATTTAATAATTCCTGAAATAAAGGAATCAATTAGAAACAGTAATGCTTCAAAAGTTTACTTTGCAAATTTAATGTCACAACCTGGAGAAACAGATAATTATTCTTTATCTGAACATGTGGATGCTATAAATAGACATTTAGGATTTGATGGAATAGATGCTATTATAGTTAATAATCAAAAGATTTCTAAAAAAATCTTAGATAGATATCAAGAAAAAGGTGCATATCCAGTTGCTTGTGATTATAAAAATATCAATCCAAAAACAAAAATAATAAAATATGATATTGCAAAAGTAGAAGATAATAAAATAATGCATAGCCCTGATAAAATAAATAAATTGTTTAATAAGGATTTAAAATGTCTTTTTCAAGAGAAGTAAAAATTGAATTGTGTCAAAATGAATTACCAGGGTGTTGTAAAAAAGCATTTATAAGTGCTATAATTAAGATGAATAGCAGTCTAGGTATTAATAATAATGGTGTTAGTATTAATATATCGTTTGAAAATGTGGCAATCATTAGATATGTATATGAGATACTAAAGGAGTTATACCAAATTGAAACTCAGATTGTTGTTTCAAGACAAATGCGATTGAATAAGGGAAATATTTATACTTTAAAAATAGTTGATAAAGCTTTAGAAATTTTAGATGATTTAGATTTAATGAATAATTTTGAATTTAGTAAAGAAATTGGAAAAGACTTTCAAAAAAATAGTTGTTGTCGTAAGGCATATATTGCAGGAAGTTTTATTGCAGCTGGATCGGTTAATTCACCGGATAAATCTAATTATCATTTAGAGATACAATCTGATGATAAGGAACATTTAGAAAACTTGAAGAATCTTATTGATTATGTAAATAAAGGAAAATATCCACTTGATATTAATTTTAAAATGATAAAAAGAAGAAATAATTATTTAATTTATTTAAAATCTTCTCGTGAAATTGTTGATTTCTTAAACTATTTAGGTGCAATCAATTGTACGTTTAGATTTGAAGATGTTAGAATGCAAAGAGACTTTGTTAATTCAATTAACAGAATTAATAATATGGATGTTGCTAATGAACAAAAAACTCAAAAAGCAGCACAGTCTCAAATAGAAATGATTGAAAAGATTGACAAATTTTTAGGAATTGATAAACTAGAAGATAAGTTAGAAAAGATTGCTTTGATAAGATTGCAAAATCCAGAAGCAAGTTTAATAGAATTATGTGAGATATATAATAAAAATAATATAGAACAAATTAGTAAATCTGGAATGAATCATAGGCTTAGAAAAATAAAAGAGATAGCTAATAAAATCAATGTAAGAGGTGATGATGATGGCGAAGAGTAGAATTAAATCAGAAGAGGAATACAATCAAATTTTAGGTGTTACTCAAACCAACAATAAAGAGGAAAAGAAAACTACAAATGATGCAAATCAGTATTTTAATGAGCTGAAAGAAAGTCAAAATGAAGTAAAGGAAAGCAATCCATTTGATCGTGTAATTTCTGTTGAACAAATCAAAGAAAATTTAAAACATAATGATAATGCGAATAATGTTCAAAAAATAAAAGAACAAATTGCTTTAGCTCAAAAAGAAATTGGTGGGACACTTTCAGAAGATGAGATTGAAGATACAGTCGTTAGACCTGCTCATCAATCAACTGATAATCAAAAAGAATTTAGTTTTGAAGAAAATGCTAGAAAGTTATATGAAAACTTGCGTGGTTCAAATATAAACAAACAAGCACCGAAAATTGTTGAAGAAGAACCTAAAAAGGCTAGTGAACTTGAAGTAGTAGAGCCAATATCTATTTCAAAAGAGAGAGTGAGTGCACTTGAAAGTCCTCAAGTTGAAAAACCAATAGCTCAACAAAAAGAAGAGGTAGTAATTCCAGCAACTTCTTCATTAGAAGAAGATTTAAAAAGAGTACAAAGAGAATTAAGTACTGATGATGTTTTAGAATTAACTGCTGATTTTACAATGGAAAATGAGAATTTTATTGATGCAATAAATCAAAGAAAAAAATCAGAACAACCATTAGTTCAAGAACAGCAAGTAATTCAACAACAACCATTAAAAAATACATCAACAATAAATGATGATGAATTAGATATTAATAAACAACTTGAAGAACAAATGAATATGCTTGAAGATACAAGTAGTATTAAAATGGAACCAAAAGTTGTTGAAAAAGCAAAAGAGCAACCTGTTAATGAGCGAGGAATTGCTGATGAATTAGAATTAATAGGAAAACCTAAAAAAGAAAAAAATGAATTAGGAAACACATTAACTCTTGCATTAAATCAAGAAGATTCAGTTAAGTTTTCTACAAAAGATATGAAAACATTAAAAAGTGATGACTTTTTAGATGATGAAAAACCAAAAGGAAAAGTAGGAGAAATTATTATAACAGTAGCACTTATTGTTATGATTTGTGTAGTTGTATTCTTACTTGTTAAAATGTTTATTTAAAAAAATAAAGCAAAAGGTAGGTTTAAAAACCTACCCTTTTTAAAAGAAAAAGATAATGAAACAAATCATTATCTCTTTTTTTATGAATCTAACAAGAATGTTAGTAGTGATTTAGCACAATCTTCCATATCAGATATTTTGATATATTCATTAGTTGTGTGAACATCAGCCATTCCACAAGAAATATTAATAGCACTTAATCCTTTATCAGTATAGACATTTGTATCGCTTCCTCCACCAGTAGGAACACATTGCGGAGTAAAACCATTTTTTACAAAAGCATCTTTCATGCCTTTCACAATATTACTGTCTTCACTAATATTAAATGGATTGTATGAGCGATCAACTACAATATTGACTTCTCCACCTAATTCACTTGCTGTTTTTTCTAATGTATCAACCATACTTTTTGTTTGTTTTTCTAGTTTATCAGTTGATAATGATCTAGTTTCACCAACTAAATGAACATGGTCAGTTATGATATTAGTTGCAACTCCACCATTAATTATTCCAAAATTTGCAGTAGTTTCTTCATCAATGCGATATAAATTCATTTTACTAATTGCATTTGCTGCAATTTGAATTGCACTAACCCCAGCTTCTGGCTCCATTCCAGCATGTGCAGCTTTACCATAAATATCAACAGTTATAACATCTTGAGCTGGAGCAGTTACACAAATTGTTCCAATAGGTCCACCAGCATCTAAAACGATTGCTTCTTTAGCTGCTACTTGTGAAATATCAAATGCTTTTGCACCTTTTAATCCACCTTCTTCATATATTGAAAAAACAGCTTCAATTGGACGAGAATCTAAATTGTTTTCTTTAATTGTTTGCATACACTCAACAATAATTGCAACCCCTGATTTATCATCAGACCCTAAGATTGTTGTACCATCTGTTTTAATTATATCGCCATCAATAATTGGTTTAATCCCATTTCCTGGAGTTACTGTATCAAGATGTGCCGATAAAAGAATTGGTTGTTTTTTACTATTATTTGAATATTTAACACAAACATTATATCCATTACTTCCAATAGCTTCACCTGCATTATCAACAATAACTTCAAAGCCAAGGTCTTTCATTTGTTTAGATATGTAATCACATATATTTTTTTCGTTTTTAGTTTCACTATCAATTTGAACATATGATAGAAAATTATCGATCATTCTTTGTTTGTTAATCATTTCTATTACCTCCTATATGTTATATTATACAATAAAAGAAATTTTTTAGCTATTAAAAAATAAAAAAACTAACTTTTACAAGAGAAAGTAAATGAAAATAATTTTTTAAAACATAAAAAATAGTAATTTATATATTTTACTGGGGCTTTATTGAGTTAAAAAATTATGCTATAATTAATTGATTAGAAAAAAAGGAATGATTACATGGAAATAGTAATTGATAATATGGTTATAAATTATGAAAAGGTTGGACATGGACAACCTGTTATTGTTATGCATGGGTGGCAACAAAATCTTGAAATGATGTACTCTATTGTTGGGGCACTTAGTGATCAATATGAAGTATACAATATTGATTTACCTGGGCATGGTCAAAGTGATGAACCACTAACACCATATACAATAGATGATTATACAACTTTTTTAGAGAAATTTATTGTTGAAAATAATATTGTTAATCCAATCATTATTGGACATTCTTTTGGATGTAGAATAGCAATTAGATATGCTTCTCGTAATGAAAATCTTGATAAAATGATTTTAACAGGAGCAGCAGGAATAATGCCAAAAAGAACAATCTTATATTATTTTAAAATATATACATACAAGTTTTTTAAGTTATTTAAAGATGTTCCATTTATAAAACACTATATTCAAGAAATGATAGATAATGGTGGATCAGAGGATTATAAAAATAGTAGTCCAATTATGAAAGAAGTTTTAAAAAATACTGTAAACTTTGATTTGACACCTTATTTAACAGAAGTTAATGTTCCAACATTATTAATCTTTGGAAGTAATGATGATGCGACACCAGTATGGATGGGTAAAATAATGAATGCTCGTATTAGTGATTCTAAGTTAATTATTTATGAAGGATGTTCTCATTATGCATACTTAGAAAGAATTGAAGATTTTAATAGAGATATGTTAAACTTCTTAAAGGATGGTGAACAATAATGATTAATAGTATTTTATTATTAGCACTTTTTGTTGTATACACCATATTCATTTCAATAAGTGCTAAAAAGGCACTACATATGTTTCAACAAAATCGTTATGAAATAGTTAGATTTAGACAATGGCAAAAAGCTAACGTGACTAAAACATATCCTTTATATGTAATGGTTAGTTGGTTTTTGATTGCTTTGCTTTCACTAATTATATCTTCTTATGAAATTAGATTATTTATTATTATTACAGTTTTGATTATTCAAGGAATTAATCTATTAAATAAAAATAAAATTATTACTGTTATAAAGCCTTTAGTCTATACAAATAGAGTTAAAAGACAAATATTTACATATACAATATTATATCTATTATTTGTAATAGGATGTTATCAAATAAAGGATAATTATTTTTTATTAATATTACTTTTATTTGTTTATAACTTATATCAAATGCATATTATTAGTCTTGTAAGTTTAATTAATTATCCACTTGAAAATTTCTTTAAACAACGTTTTATGAATACGGCAAAGAAAAAGTTAAGAGAAAATAAAACAATTACAAGTATTGGGATTACTGGAAGTTATGGTAAAACAAGTAGTAAGAATATTATTAATGAAGTGCTTGCTAAAAAGTATTACTGTTTAGTAACTCCAGCAAGTTATAATACCCCATTAGGAATTTCAATTACTTTAAATAATAGTTTACAAGCTATTCATGAAATATTTATTTGTGAAATGGGTGCTGATAAGGTAGGAGAAATTAGTGAATTGGTAAACTTTGTTCAACCTGAAATTGGAGTTGTTACTTCAATTGGACAACAACATTTAGCTACTTTTAAAACGCAAGAAAATATCATTAATGAAAAGATGCAAATGGTTGAGTTAATGCCTGAAAGTGGCGTAGTTGTTTTAAATAAAGATGAAAAGTTTATTCGTGAGTATAATATAACTTCTAAAGCTAAACAAATTTGGTATGGTGTTGAAGAAGACGCTGATATTAAAGCAAGTGATATTAGTTATAGCAAAGATGGTTCAAAATTTAAGGTATCTATTGATAATGAAGTTTATGATTTTGAAACAAAATTATTGGGCTTACATAATATTTATAATATTTTGGCTGCAATAGCAATCGCTCGTCATTTTGATATTTCTATTAAAGAATTACAAATCGCAATAAAACAACTTAATTATGTAAAAAACAGATTAGAAATAAAAAAACAAAAAGATTATACTGTGATTGATAATGCGTTTAATTCAAATCCAGTATCTAGTAAAATGTCTTTAGATGTTTTATCTTATATGCCTGGAACAAGAATTTGTATTACACCTGGTATGATTGATTTGGGTGATAAACAGGATTATTATAATAAAGAGTTTGGAAAATATTTTAAAACTCGTTGTGATAAAGTTATTTTAGTTGGGCGTAAGCAAACTAAAGCAATCTATGAAGGGTTAGAAGAATCGGGG comes from Bacilli bacterium PM5-9 and encodes:
- a CDS encoding UPF0042 nucleotide-binding protein (product_source=KO:K06958; cath_funfam=3.40.50.300; cog=COG1660; ko=KO:K06958; pfam=PF03668; smart=SM00382; superfamily=52540,52799), coding for MDKRELILVCGISGAGKSVTMNYLNSAGYYCIDNLPLPALLDTINALKNEEYFFNYAIAINSNATEEIITSTLLKLRSYEWLEVKVLFLDVSDEVVLNRFQMTRKSHPFANRNETLIDAIAQERILLRELRQYATVIIDTTDFSEKKLKQSLAKLFNKEILPQFKLCFVSYGYKHGLPQDLDYAFDVRFIENPYYIEELKNKTGNDKEVFDFVMEQKETKDFLDKLIPLLDFSIEKQRTTSRSYLVIGVGCTGGKHRSVTIINYLSDLYRKKYDVIKDHRDVEN
- a CDS encoding putative cofD-like protein (product_source=TIGR01826; cog=COG0391; pfam=PF01933; superfamily=142338; tigrfam=TIGR01826), coding for MSKIKVVCIGGGSGLSHFVKGIKNIDYIELKCIVTVADSGGSSGVLKEELNIPAVGDIRNVLVALSNVPEELETVMNYRFDTGSLMGHSLGNLVIAGILQSSNQNIVKTLKSLSDVFNVRGSIIPSAKGVVDIKATLVDDSEVYGEKNIGVVNKEIRTIEYMMPVSATKEAVEAIDEADLLIYSIGSLYTSLIPNLIIPEIKESIRNSNASKVYFANLMSQPGETDNYSLSEHVDAINRHLGFDGIDAIIVNNQKISKKILDRYQEKGAYPVACDYKNINPKTKIIKYDIAKVEDNKIMHSPDKINKLFNKDLKCLFQEK
- a CDS encoding DNA-binding protein WhiA (product_source=TIGR00647; cath_funfam=3.10.28.10; cog=COG1481; ko=KO:K09762; pfam=PF02650,PF10298,PF14527; superfamily=55608,69125; tigrfam=TIGR00647); translated protein: MSFSREVKIELCQNELPGCCKKAFISAIIKMNSSLGINNNGVSINISFENVAIIRYVYEILKELYQIETQIVVSRQMRLNKGNIYTLKIVDKALEILDDLDLMNNFEFSKEIGKDFQKNSCCRKAYIAGSFIAAGSVNSPDKSNYHLEIQSDDKEHLENLKNLIDYVNKGKYPLDINFKMIKRRNNYLIYLKSSREIVDFLNYLGAINCTFRFEDVRMQRDFVNSINRINNMDVANEQKTQKAAQSQIEMIEKIDKFLGIDKLEDKLEKIALIRLQNPEASLIELCEIYNKNNIEQISKSGMNHRLRKIKEIANKINVRGDDDGEE
- a CDS encoding hypothetical protein (product_source=Hypo-rule applied; superfamily=47661; transmembrane_helix_parts=Outside_1_354,TMhelix_355_376,Inside_377_380), which encodes MMAKSRIKSEEEYNQILGVTQTNNKEEKKTTNDANQYFNELKESQNEVKESNPFDRVISVEQIKENLKHNDNANNVQKIKEQIALAQKEIGGTLSEDEIEDTVVRPAHQSTDNQKEFSFEENARKLYENLRGSNINKQAPKIVEEEPKKASELEVVEPISISKERVSALESPQVEKPIAQQKEEVVIPATSSLEEDLKRVQRELSTDDVLELTADFTMENENFIDAINQRKKSEQPLVQEQQVIQQQPLKNTSTINDDELDINKQLEEQMNMLEDTSSIKMEPKVVEKAKEQPVNERGIADELELIGKPKKEKNELGNTLTLALNQEDSVKFSTKDMKTLKSDDFLDDEKPKGKVGEIIITVALIVMICVVVFLLVKMFI
- a CDS encoding tripeptide aminopeptidase (product_source=KO:K01258; cath_funfam=3.40.630.10; cog=COG2195; ko=KO:K01258; pfam=PF01546,PF07687; superfamily=53187; tigrfam=TIGR01883), whose translation is MINKQRMIDNFLSYVQIDSETKNEKNICDYISKQMKDLGFEVIVDNAGEAIGSNGYNVCVKYSNNSKKQPILLSAHLDTVTPGNGIKPIIDGDIIKTDGTTILGSDDKSGVAIIVECMQTIKENNLDSRPIEAVFSIYEEGGLKGAKAFDISQVAAKEAIVLDAGGPIGTICVTAPAQDVITVDIYGKAAHAGMEPEAGVSAIQIAANAISKMNLYRIDEETTANFGIINGGVATNIITDHVHLVGETRSLSTDKLEKQTKSMVDTLEKTASELGGEVNIVVDRSYNPFNISEDSNIVKGMKDAFVKNGFTPQCVPTGGGSDTNVYTDKGLSAINISCGMADVHTTNEYIKISDMEDCAKSLLTFLLDS
- a CDS encoding pimeloyl-ACP methyl ester carboxylesterase (product_source=COG0596; cath_funfam=3.40.50.1820; cog=COG0596; pfam=PF12146; superfamily=53474), giving the protein MEIVIDNMVINYEKVGHGQPVIVMHGWQQNLEMMYSIVGALSDQYEVYNIDLPGHGQSDEPLTPYTIDDYTTFLEKFIVENNIVNPIIIGHSFGCRIAIRYASRNENLDKMILTGAAGIMPKRTILYYFKIYTYKFFKLFKDVPFIKHYIQEMIDNGGSEDYKNSSPIMKEVLKNTVNFDLTPYLTEVNVPTLLIFGSNDDATPVWMGKIMNARISDSKLIIYEGCSHYAYLERIEDFNRDMLNFLKDGEQ
- a CDS encoding UDP-N-acetylmuramoyl-tripeptide--D-alanyl-D-alanine ligase (product_source=KO:K01929; cath_funfam=3.40.1190.10; cog=COG0770; ko=KO:K01929; pfam=PF02875,PF08245; superfamily=53244,53623; tigrfam=TIGR01143; transmembrane_helix_parts=Outside_1_3,TMhelix_4_26,Inside_27_46,TMhelix_47_69,Outside_70_73,TMhelix_74_92,Inside_93_112,TMhelix_113_130,Outside_131_134,TMhelix_135_157,Inside_158_528), with the protein product MINSILLLALFVVYTIFISISAKKALHMFQQNRYEIVRFRQWQKANVTKTYPLYVMVSWFLIALLSLIISSYEIRLFIIITVLIIQGINLLNKNKIITVIKPLVYTNRVKRQIFTYTILYLLFVIGCYQIKDNYFLLILLLFVYNLYQMHIISLVSLINYPLENFFKQRFMNTAKKKLRENKTITSIGITGSYGKTSSKNIINEVLAKKYYCLVTPASYNTPLGISITLNNSLQAIHEIFICEMGADKVGEISELVNFVQPEIGVVTSIGQQHLATFKTQENIINEKMQMVELMPESGVVVLNKDEKFIREYNITSKAKQIWYGVEEDADIKASDISYSKDGSKFKVSIDNEVYDFETKLLGLHNIYNILAAIAIARHFDISIKELQIAIKQLNYVKNRLEIKKQKDYTVIDNAFNSNPVSSKMSLDVLSYMPGTRICITPGMIDLGDKQDYYNKEFGKYFKTRCDKVILVGRKQTKAIYEGLEESGFEMKNVHTVTKIYDAYNLLAKIKEPDCYVLFENDLPDAFNI